A single genomic interval of Calypte anna isolate BGI_N300 chromosome 3, bCalAnn1_v1.p, whole genome shotgun sequence harbors:
- the TMEM151B gene encoding transmembrane protein 151B: MSPPASAAAANEGGSSTPVPPEEEAEGAREEQRPVKQSLSKSLCRESHWKCLLLSLLMYGCMGAMTWCHVTKVTRLTFDSAYKGKSMMYHDSPCSNGYVYIPLAFLVMLYVVYLVECWHCYTRNELQYKVDVESVHERVQRMQQATPCIWWKAISYHYVRRTRQVTRYRNGDAYTTTQVYHERVNTHVAEAEFDYSNCGVKDISKDLIDLESYPATRLRFTKCFSFANVESENSYLTQRARFFTENEGLDDYMEAREGMHLKNVDFKEYMVAFSDPDNLPWYVSHYVFWVAALLTLSWPLRVLNEYRTSYVHYHVEKLFGFDYVAVTPAEERSFCRRMPRVNTVDSTELEWHIRSNQQLVPSYSEAVLMDLVGLSGCTSYSACRYGGYRQNCERCHRTISSSSIFSRSALSICNGSPRIPFSSSRFSLGRLYGSRRSCLWQSRSGSLNEQSCPTEQTRLSSQVTVEEEDPPPYQDALYFPVLIVHRNEGCLNHDHRHLHRNGSCVETSL; encoded by the exons ATGTCCCCCCCGGCCTCGGCGGCCGCCGCCAAcgaaggaggcagcagcacgCCGGTGCCTCCAGAGGAGGAGGCGGAGGGGGCCCGAGAAGAG CAGCGGCCAGTGAAGCAGTCTCTCAGCAAGTCCCTGTGCCGAGAGTCCCACTGGAAATGTCTGCTGCTGTCCCTCCTCATGTATGGCTGCATGGGAGCCATGACCTGGTGCCACGTCACCAAGGTCACCCGGTTGACCTTTGACAGCGCTTACAAGGGCAAATCCATGATGTACCACGACAGCCCCTGCTCCAACGGCTATGTCTACATCCCCTTGGCCTTCCTGGTGATGCTCTACGTTGTGTACCTGGTGGAGTGCTGGCACTGCTACACCCGCAACGAGCTGCAGTACAAAGTGGATGTGGAGAGCGTGCATGAGCGTGTGCAGCGGATGCAGCAGGCCACCCCCTGCATCTGGTGGAAGGCCATCAGCTACCACTACGTCCGTAGGACCCGGCAGGTTACCCGCTACCGCAACGGGGATGCCTACACCACCACTCAAGTGTATCATGAGCGGGTCAACACCCACGTGGCAGAGGCTGAGTTTGATTATTCCAACTGTGGAGTTAAGGACATCTCCAAGGACCTCATTGACTTGGAGAGCTACCCAGCCACAAGGCTCCGCTTCACCAAGTGTTTCAGCTTTGCCAATGTGGAGTCAGAGAACTCCTACCTGACCCAGCGGGCCCGCTTCTTCACGGAGAATGAGGGCCTAGATGACTACATGGAGGCCAGGGAGGGAATGCACCTCAAAAATGTGGACTTCAAGGAATACATGGTGGCCTTTTCCGACCCAGACAACCTGCCTTGGTATGTGTCCCACTATGTCTTCTGGGTGGCGGCTCTGCTGACCTTGTCCTGGCCCCTGCGGGTGCTAAATGAGTACCGCACCTCCTACGTCCATTACCACGTGGAGAAACTCTTTGGGTTTGACTATGTGGCGGTGACACCTGCTGAGGAGCGCTCATTCTGCCGGAGGATGCCCCGTGTCAACACGGTGGACAGCACCGAGTTGGAGTGGCACATCCGATCCAACCAGCAGCTGGTGCCCAGCTACTCGGAAGCAGTCCTGATGGACTTGGTGGGGCTCTCAGGCTGCACCAGCTACTCTGCTTGCCGGTACGGGGGCTACCGGCAGAACTGCGAGCGGTGCCACAGGACTATAAGCAGCTCCTCCATCTTCTCCCGCAGTGCCCTGAGCATCTGCAATGGCAGCCCCAGGATCCCCTTCAGTAGCAGCCGCTTCTCCCTGGGCCGCCTGTATGGCTCGCGACGCAGCTGCCTCTGGCAGAGCCGGAGTGGGAGCCTGAACGAGCAGAGTTGTCCCACCGAGCAGACCCGCCTCTCCAGCCAGGTGACTGTGGAGGAGGAAGACCCCCCTCCTTATCAGGACGCCCTCTACTTCCCTGTCCTCATTGTGCACCGCAATGAAGGCTGTCTGAACCATGACCACCGTCACCTCCACCGCAATGGATCCTGTGTGGAGACCTCACTGTGA